GCGCTCCAGGCGATCGCCGGCGCGCTCGTGGCGCCTCCGATCTACGCGCTGGTTCGCTCGCGAAGCGGCGTTGCGATCGCGCGTCTCAGCGCGGTCGTCGTCTGGCTCTACCCGCCGCTCGCAGGACTGATCTTCGGCGACTTTCACGAGAACGGCTTCGCGCCGGCTGCGGTCGCGTGGACGCTCTATGCCTTCGACGCCGGGCTGCTGGGCTGGACCGTCGCCTGCGCGATCGTCACGCTCTCAATAAAGGAAGATCAAGCGATCTTTCTCGCGATCGCCGGAGCGTTGGGCGCCTGGAACTTCCGCGGCACGCGTCGCGGTCGCTTAGCGGCGGGAGTCGCGGTCGCGAGCGCGCTCGTGCTCGTCGCGTTCTTCGGGTTCGTTCAACCGCATGCGGCATCTGCCGCGTCAACTTCGTGGCAGCCGTCGCGCTTCTACGGCTGGGGCCCGGTAAGCGCGCGCGAGCTCGCAGCCGGCATCGGCGAGCGAGCCGGCTTTCTGCTGCTCGCGTTCGCGCCGCTGCTCTTCATGCCGCTCGGCTCGAGCGCGATCGCGCTGGCGGTCGCGCCGCTCGGCGAAGTGCTGCTCTCGCGCATGCCGACGACGTTCACGCTCGGCACGCACTACGCCGGCGCCTGGATCGGATACGTTCTCGTACCGTTCGCGCTGACGATACGCCGCCTGGACGCGCGCCGCGCGCGTGCGCTCCTGCTCTGGTGCATCGCCCTCTGCGTCGTCGAGCTCGCGGTCGCCGATCCGCTCCACCCCGGTATCAACCTTCGTTGGGAGCAGCCGCGCGACGCCGCGCTCGATCGCTTCTTAAAAGAGTTGCCGCCCAGCGCGGCGGTCGCGACGCAGGAAGAGGCCTACACGCATCTCGCGCTCGCCGATCCGTACGCATCGCTGCTGCCGGAGTCACCGGCGGTCGAGGAGCGCGCCTGCTTCGTCGTAATAGACCGCAAGTTTCCGGATTCTCCTCGCCTGCAAGAGTACGGCGACGCGTTGCGGCGCTTGGTGGACGACGGCCGCTACGCGCTGGTGACCGAGCGCGAAGGGATCGAGCTCTATCGCAGCACGAGCAGATGCGCGAGCGCCTCGGCGGCGCGCGTCGGCCAATCGCCGTCCGCTCGCACGACGCGGTGAGGGGCGGCCCAGGGCGACCAGCGCGCGACCTGCAGCGCGTACGAACGTTGCCCGGGAAAGACGGCGACGACCGGCGTTCCAATCGTGCCCGCGACGTGCAACGCGCCGGAGTCGGGCGTCACGATCGCGGGAGCGGCGCCGATCGCAGCCTTCCAAGCTTCGATCTCGGCGAACCGGCTAACCGCTAAACCGGTGGCATCGGCGACGCGCTGCGCGTAAGACGCTTCATTCGCGGCGGAGAGCAGGTGCGGCTCGCCGGTCGCCGCGACGCGGCGGATCATCTCGACGACCTGCTCGAACGGGATGCCGAGCCGTTCCCACTTGTCGGTGATCTGAATGGCGACGCGCTCGTCGGGTTCCGGTTCGCGTTCGAGCACGAGCGGTCGCAGCACGCTCGCATCCCGGGTCGGCGATTCGTCGCCGACGAGATCGCTGCCGAGACGAAAGAGCACCTCGCACTCGTGCGGCGCGCGGCGATCCAAACCCGCGCTGCGGTAGATCGTGCGACGCACGAGGCGCCGCGACCAGATCGTTTTGAACGGCTTGCCCCACGGGTCGGCAAAGCCGACGCTCTTCGGCGCGCCGATCGCGCCGGCAAGACGATAGCCGGCGGGATCCTCGGTTGCGACCAAGACGCAGCCATAGTTCCGCTCGCGCAGCTCGCGGCCGAGCCGTTCGATCTCCGTAAGGTTCGACGTCGCGCTCGAGCGCAACGCGACGGCGCGCGCGACGATCGCTCGCGCCGCGCGGCTGGAGAAGACGCCGGCGCTCGCTTCGCTCAAGAGCACGTCGGCTGCGATCGAACGCCGCTGCAACGCCGCGAGCAGCGGCGTGAGGGCGAGTGCGTCGCCGATGGCGTCGAGGCGGATGATGAGCACCGACGGGGAAACTTCCGGCATGCCGGTTCTTTCCGCCCGGGAATTCCAAGTCGCCTGCCGGAGCCTCTCTCGACCGCGATGATCGCTCGCGACGACGTCGTGACTTTCGACCGTCTCGACGGCTATCGCACCGTGCGCAGCTTCGGGCACGTCTCGGGCAGCGCGTCGCGCCCCCGCAACCGGCTGCGCTCGACCTTTCGCAGCCTCGGCATGTTGATCGGACTTGCCGGAACGGAGTTTTTGAGCGACGCCGAGCAGCTGCGGACCGAGGCGCTCGACGCGCTGCGGCGCGGCGCCGATGCAATGGGCGCCAACGCGGTGATCGGTCTGCAATTCTTCGTCTCCGAGCGGAGCGATGGTTCGTGCGAGGTCGTCGCGTACGGGCAAGCGGTGACGGTGTGCAAGAGCGGCTGAGCCGCCTCGCCGAGGGATCGCTCGCGGCGAACGCGTGCCGTAAGTGCACGATCGGATACGAACGGCGTAACAACGTGTACGGCGAAGGCGATCCGTGCGCGCGCGTCATGGTTGTCGGCGAGGGTCCGGGCGAGACCGAGGACGAGTTGGGCCGCCCGTTCGTCGGGCGGGCGGGACAGTTGCTCGATCGGATGCTTGGCGCGATCGGATTGGCGAGGTCGGAAGTCTACATCTGCAACACGGTGAAGTGCCGGCCGACGGTGCCGGGCCCGAACGGACCGCGCAACCGCGCTCCCGATCAAGAAGAGATGGACAACTGCCGGCCGTTTCTGGACGAGCAGATCGAGATCGTCTCGCCGGAGATCGTTCTCGCGCTCGGCGCGCCGGCCGCAAAATTGTTTCTCGGCCGCGACTTTCAAATCACGCGCATGCGCGGCCGTTGGTACGTCGGGCCGAACGGCATCCCGCTGATGGTCACGTTCCATCCCGCGTATATTCTGCGGCAGACCGGCGGCGAGATCGAAGCCGTGAAGCGTTTGGTATGGGAAGATCTCAAGGCGGTGCGCGCAAAACTCGACGAGCCTGCGGTCGCGGCCGCGCAGGCCGACCCGGAGATCGCGAAGCAGGTGAGTCTCTTTGACGCCGGTTGACGCCTGGCTGAGCGACGTCGTCGCGCGCGCGGGTTTTGCAAGCATCGACGAGTTCGTGCTCGAGTACGGGTTGAAGCCCTATCGCCTGCGCCAACTTTACCACGCCGCAACGAAGGAGCTGCTCGCCGGAGTCGACGACGTGACGACCCTGCCGAAGGAGCTGCGTTCGTCGCTCGTCGCCCGCGGCGTAACCTTTACCGCAATCGAACCGATGACGATTCGACGCTCGCGCGACGGCCAGACGACGAAGGCTCTCTTTCGTCTGCGCGACGGCAAGGAAGTCGAAGCCGTGCTGATGGAGCATCACGGCGACCGCACGACGCTCTGCATCTCCTCGCAGGCCGGCTGCGCCTTCGCCTGTACGTTCTGCGCGACGGGGCAGGGCGGATTCAACCGCAACCTCTCCGCCGGCGAGATCTTCGATCAGGCGTGGTTCTTCGCGCGCCGCCTTGCGGCGGAAAAGAAGCGGATCACGAACGTCGTCTTCATGGGGATGGGCGAGCCGTTCCACAACTACGACGCGGTGATGGGAGCGGTCGCGCTGCTCAACGATCCGAACGGGTTCGGCCTCGGGCACCGTCACATCACGATCTCGACCGTCGGGCTCGCGGACAAGATCGACGCGTTTGCCGAGGAGCAGCTCCAGGTCAACCTGGCGA
This genomic stretch from Candidatus Binatia bacterium harbors:
- a CDS encoding uracil-DNA glycosylase, with the translated sequence MQERLSRLAEGSLAANACRKCTIGYERRNNVYGEGDPCARVMVVGEGPGETEDELGRPFVGRAGQLLDRMLGAIGLARSEVYICNTVKCRPTVPGPNGPRNRAPDQEEMDNCRPFLDEQIEIVSPEIVLALGAPAAKLFLGRDFQITRMRGRWYVGPNGIPLMVTFHPAYILRQTGGEIEAVKRLVWEDLKAVRAKLDEPAVAAAQADPEIAKQVSLFDAG
- a CDS encoding DUF2079 domain-containing protein — encoded protein: MRDRFLWAGCLIYALLFAWLGSIKYDAHRNLVDFGIFAQTAASAFGCFCNPIEGSHWAFHFSPILYPVAVAVALVRTPITLVALQAIAGALVAPPIYALVRSRSGVAIARLSAVVVWLYPPLAGLIFGDFHENGFAPAAVAWTLYAFDAGLLGWTVACAIVTLSIKEDQAIFLAIAGALGAWNFRGTRRGRLAAGVAVASALVLVAFFGFVQPHAASAASTSWQPSRFYGWGPVSARELAAGIGERAGFLLLAFAPLLFMPLGSSAIALAVAPLGEVLLSRMPTTFTLGTHYAGAWIGYVLVPFALTIRRLDARRARALLLWCIALCVVELAVADPLHPGINLRWEQPRDAALDRFLKELPPSAAVATQEEAYTHLALADPYASLLPESPAVEERACFVVIDRKFPDSPRLQEYGDALRRLVDDGRYALVTEREGIELYRSTSRCASASAARVGQSPSARTTR
- the rlmN gene encoding 23S rRNA (adenine(2503)-C(2))-methyltransferase RlmN — protein: MTPVDAWLSDVVARAGFASIDEFVLEYGLKPYRLRQLYHAATKELLAGVDDVTTLPKELRSSLVARGVTFTAIEPMTIRRSRDGQTTKALFRLRDGKEVEAVLMEHHGDRTTLCISSQAGCAFACTFCATGQGGFNRNLSAGEIFDQAWFFARRLAAEKKRITNVVFMGMGEPFHNYDAVMGAVALLNDPNGFGLGHRHITISTVGLADKIDAFAEEQLQVNLAISLHAPTDELRSQLMPVNRRFPIPDLMAAIERYVGKTRRKVFFEYVMLAGINDDDASANALAALMRDRLYHVNLIPYNTTPDGSYRATSDARIWEFAAILDAARVAVTVRQNMGRDIAAA
- a CDS encoding heavy metal-binding domain-containing protein — encoded protein: MIARDDVVTFDRLDGYRTVRSFGHVSGSASRPRNRLRSTFRSLGMLIGLAGTEFLSDAEQLRTEALDALRRGADAMGANAVIGLQFFVSERSDGSCEVVAYGQAVTVCKSG
- a CDS encoding glycosyltransferase family 9 protein → MPEVSPSVLIIRLDAIGDALALTPLLAALQRRSIAADVLLSEASAGVFSSRAARAIVARAVALRSSATSNLTEIERLGRELRERNYGCVLVATEDPAGYRLAGAIGAPKSVGFADPWGKPFKTIWSRRLVRRTIYRSAGLDRRAPHECEVLFRLGSDLVGDESPTRDASVLRPLVLEREPEPDERVAIQITDKWERLGIPFEQVVEMIRRVAATGEPHLLSAANEASYAQRVADATGLAVSRFAEIEAWKAAIGAAPAIVTPDSGALHVAGTIGTPVVAVFPGQRSYALQVARWSPWAAPHRVVRADGDWPTRAAEALAHLLVLR